A DNA window from Thiopseudomonas alkaliphila contains the following coding sequences:
- the pdxH gene encoding pyridoxamine 5'-phosphate oxidase — protein sequence MRRNYLRDGLLEHSAPMDPFVLFEQWFNQAVATEQAPIEPNAMMLASVDASGQPHCRVLLLKGVTAEGFIFFTNYDSAKGQQLSVQPKAAMTFFWPTLERQVRIEGQVKQVEPAVSDAYYAQRPLGSRLGAWASEQSQPIASREVLEQAMQQVEQRFADSEPTRPAHWGGFCLEPQRIEFWQGRTCRLHDRLNFVREAQGSWRRERLAP from the coding sequence ATGCGCCGTAATTATCTGCGCGATGGATTACTTGAACACTCGGCGCCAATGGATCCTTTTGTCTTATTTGAGCAATGGTTTAATCAGGCGGTTGCTACTGAGCAAGCACCGATTGAGCCTAACGCTATGATGCTGGCGAGTGTTGATGCCAGTGGTCAGCCGCACTGTCGGGTGCTATTGCTTAAAGGAGTGACCGCTGAAGGCTTTATCTTCTTTACTAATTACGACAGTGCTAAAGGGCAGCAGCTTAGTGTTCAGCCTAAGGCAGCCATGACTTTTTTCTGGCCAACCTTAGAGCGCCAGGTACGTATTGAGGGTCAGGTAAAACAGGTGGAGCCTGCTGTATCTGATGCTTACTATGCTCAGCGTCCGTTAGGTAGCCGTTTGGGCGCTTGGGCTTCTGAGCAGAGTCAGCCGATTGCTAGTCGTGAGGTGTTAGAGCAAGCCATGCAGCAAGTAGAGCAGCGTTTTGCTGACAGTGAACCAACTCGACCCGCGCACTGGGGCGGTTTTTGTCTTGAGCCGCAGCGCATTGAGTTTTGGCAGGGAAGAACTTGCAGGCTGCATGACCGGTTAAATTTTGTGCGTGAAGCACAGGGCAGTTGGCGTCGAGAACGCCTAGCCCCTTAA
- a CDS encoding OmpA family protein — MQKKEEPKPLVKMKTELTAEEYAAWMAEYEPKLTQAIAGTPLELTRNARSFMVTLPVDQAFNKDRPKMLMPAMLGPITKVTKLLESDAKTGVIILGHSDISGNTALNAQLSQDRAKAVAAIFNLGGIRHDRLLLLGMGEDKPRAGQATAAQRALNRRVELIITPKGTLTNTLAQYRSAPYGVLAANK, encoded by the coding sequence ATGCAGAAAAAAGAAGAGCCAAAACCTTTAGTTAAAATGAAAACTGAATTGACGGCTGAAGAATATGCCGCATGGATGGCTGAGTATGAGCCTAAGCTTACCCAAGCCATTGCCGGCACACCGTTAGAGTTAACCCGTAACGCGCGCAGCTTTATGGTAACCCTGCCAGTCGATCAGGCGTTTAATAAAGATCGTCCAAAAATGTTAATGCCCGCGATGTTGGGGCCTATCACTAAAGTCACTAAGCTGCTTGAAAGTGATGCTAAAACTGGGGTAATTATTTTAGGTCACTCAGATATCAGTGGAAATACTGCATTAAATGCTCAGCTAAGCCAAGATCGTGCTAAAGCCGTCGCGGCGATTTTTAACTTAGGCGGCATCCGTCATGACCGTTTATTGTTACTAGGCATGGGCGAAGATAAGCCGCGTGCAGGACAAGCAACCGCTGCGCAACGTGCGCTCAACCGCCGGGTAGAGTTAATTATTACCCCCAAAGGCACCTTAACTAATACATTAGCTCAGTATCGTAGCGCACCTTATGGTGTACTTGCGGCGAATAAATAA